In Xylanibacter ruminicola 23, a single genomic region encodes these proteins:
- a CDS encoding UvrD-helicase domain-containing protein, with translation MKNVTYINAGAGSGKTTELTKILAKELCKKDGRIKPSEVILTTFTKLAASEFRQKAREVLYEKIKNEPDNDTKKQLSDIANQMDAATIGDVHSVSLSFIQKYWYLAGISPDAKVMSEDDMQIYISQSLGNYVTDTDLAFFTEYCNYFDIDYPLFWQDELLSVIEKINHYDIDLNGCIDMSKKTINAIFNENGNLNEKLLKEFQNILTEQIESYNEDIKKKAKEFLSEKPNYHVLLNIYKEISGKTFLGAQSRLTPFVEKMKGDFQEFVKNIKSVLLSSKSTDSWKSPQKMMTTMVQTIFRIASNWNDGFKAFKDRHHIIDYNDMEEKFLKLLDTKNVCEEIKADYKLMMVDEFQDSSPIQLSIFKKLSDLIEHSYWVGDPKQSIYGFRGADVSLVNDLIKLFDDEKEKKKNGLNLYSLPKSYRSRRKLVNLVNGCFTRAFNGIINNVELEPARQDEEGLSEPLAHWNCSGNMNQNKTFIEKTADRVKQLLDSNLKVKPKGAQSIRDIEPGDIAILCLKNSECKSYAKALAARGIPVSFVNDDISQQIEIHLVISLLQLMIEPSNKHVRAELVRLLNDDSTTKILNSRLDYLYNQSIEREKKENPEDQQLPDEWMNDNPLIEKLVAFIKAGRDFSVSDLVENVIYGLSLPELVAKWGEKEIRQQNLSTVRALARQYDSHCQQMGIGASVGGFISYLSYAKVENKIDNSINAVKVLTYHKSKGLEWNYVIMDSLFDNKLKDDHFALWNYWGVREMRSEDNDHYVIQHLPRIMSSITYKSTLPQLYLDNVIQLSSYKAIKERETNQLRHLLYVGMTRARDYLTTLGRCSNARNNRSIPTAYWIKNAGISEGVMNQSLGVLWGEKNLDGNPEDITNIPEADKSKATEYKYFDYPELIISEREPKYISPSKLPQIEFAKENIEILDNLKCRIENYDTDDTNQAAAGTCIHNIFAVYDPTLSHEENVDKATDIRNGNNMYGIISEPEEVINSIEHLYAWLEQTYGKASSVKHEVPFIQPLPGQIVHGEIDLLWYLNENECVLIDFKNFPGDRATITNPDPKNEHYAGKYASQLKAYRDVLHASGITVRDALIYYSVMGCVVRLNL, from the coding sequence ATGAAAAATGTAACATATATCAACGCAGGAGCAGGTTCTGGAAAAACGACCGAACTGACTAAAATCCTGGCTAAGGAACTGTGCAAGAAAGATGGAAGAATAAAGCCATCAGAAGTTATTCTGACCACGTTCACCAAGCTTGCTGCTTCTGAATTTCGTCAGAAGGCACGTGAAGTCTTGTATGAGAAAATAAAGAATGAACCTGACAATGATACCAAGAAGCAACTATCCGATATCGCCAATCAGATGGACGCTGCAACTATTGGCGACGTCCATTCCGTCTCTTTGAGTTTTATTCAGAAATATTGGTATTTGGCTGGAATCTCTCCTGATGCGAAGGTGATGTCTGAAGATGACATGCAGATTTATATCAGCCAGTCATTAGGTAATTATGTTACTGATACTGATTTGGCTTTCTTTACAGAATATTGTAACTATTTTGACATTGACTATCCTCTGTTTTGGCAAGACGAACTCTTAAGCGTTATTGAGAAAATCAACCATTACGATATTGATCTTAATGGTTGTATTGATATGAGTAAAAAAACGATTAATGCTATTTTTAATGAGAATGGGAACCTCAATGAGAAACTGTTGAAAGAGTTTCAAAACATCCTAACGGAGCAAATAGAATCATATAATGAAGATATAAAGAAAAAAGCCAAGGAGTTCCTTTCAGAAAAACCGAACTATCATGTTTTATTAAACATATATAAGGAGATAAGCGGAAAAACGTTTCTAGGGGCTCAATCTCGCTTGACACCTTTTGTCGAAAAAATGAAAGGCGATTTTCAGGAATTTGTTAAAAATATCAAATCGGTTCTTCTGTCATCAAAGTCTACAGATAGTTGGAAATCGCCTCAAAAAATGATGACAACTATGGTTCAAACCATTTTCCGCATCGCATCTAATTGGAATGATGGTTTTAAGGCTTTTAAGGATCGTCATCACATCATCGACTACAACGATATGGAGGAGAAGTTCTTAAAGTTGTTAGATACTAAGAATGTCTGCGAAGAAATAAAGGCTGATTATAAGTTGATGATGGTCGACGAGTTCCAGGATTCCAGTCCAATTCAGTTGAGCATTTTCAAAAAACTTTCCGATTTGATAGAACATAGTTACTGGGTGGGCGATCCCAAACAGAGCATTTATGGTTTTAGAGGAGCCGATGTGTCATTGGTGAATGATTTAATTAAGCTTTTTGATGACGAGAAAGAAAAAAAGAAGAATGGTTTAAACTTATATTCTCTCCCTAAATCTTATCGTTCTCGCAGAAAACTAGTTAACCTTGTTAATGGCTGCTTCACAAGGGCTTTCAATGGAATTATTAATAATGTAGAGTTGGAACCTGCTCGTCAAGATGAAGAAGGCCTTTCCGAGCCGTTAGCTCATTGGAATTGTTCTGGCAACATGAATCAGAACAAGACATTCATCGAAAAAACGGCTGATCGTGTAAAACAACTTTTGGATAGTAATCTGAAGGTAAAGCCAAAGGGTGCTCAGTCTATTAGAGACATTGAACCTGGCGACATTGCCATACTGTGCTTAAAGAATAGCGAATGTAAAAGCTATGCAAAGGCATTAGCCGCTCGTGGTATACCCGTATCATTCGTCAACGATGATATTTCTCAGCAGATTGAGATACATTTAGTTATTTCACTCTTACAGCTAATGATAGAACCCTCTAACAAGCACGTCAGGGCAGAATTGGTTCGATTGTTGAATGATGATTCAACGACTAAAATTCTGAATTCTCGATTGGATTATCTGTATAATCAGAGTATAGAAAGAGAAAAGAAAGAGAATCCTGAGGACCAGCAATTACCTGATGAATGGATGAACGATAATCCACTGATAGAGAAGCTGGTAGCCTTTATAAAAGCCGGACGTGATTTCTCTGTGTCCGATTTGGTTGAGAACGTCATCTATGGTCTTTCACTTCCAGAATTAGTCGCCAAGTGGGGCGAAAAAGAGATACGTCAACAGAATCTCAGTACTGTCAGAGCATTAGCAAGACAATATGATAGCCATTGTCAACAGATGGGCATTGGAGCATCTGTTGGTGGTTTTATCAGCTATCTCTCTTATGCTAAAGTTGAAAACAAAATAGATAATTCTATCAATGCAGTTAAGGTATTAACCTACCATAAATCCAAAGGCTTAGAATGGAATTATGTGATTATGGACTCTCTCTTTGATAACAAATTGAAAGATGACCATTTCGCACTATGGAATTATTGGGGAGTACGAGAAATGCGTTCGGAGGATAACGATCATTACGTGATTCAACACCTTCCCAGGATTATGAGTTCTATAACATACAAATCAACATTACCGCAGCTTTATTTGGACAATGTCATTCAACTCTCTTCGTACAAGGCGATTAAAGAGCGTGAAACCAACCAATTACGTCATCTTCTCTATGTTGGTATGACACGTGCGCGCGATTATCTGACAACATTGGGAAGATGTAGCAATGCCCGGAACAACAGGTCTATTCCTACTGCTTACTGGATAAAAAATGCCGGCATCTCCGAGGGTGTCATGAATCAGTCTTTGGGAGTTTTGTGGGGCGAGAAGAATCTAGATGGAAATCCAGAAGATATTACCAATATTCCTGAAGCTGACAAATCAAAGGCAACAGAATATAAATATTTTGATTACCCAGAGTTGATCATTTCTGAACGAGAGCCCAAATATATCTCTCCTAGCAAGCTGCCTCAGATTGAGTTCGCAAAAGAAAATATTGAGATTCTTGATAATCTCAAATGTCGCATCGAGAATTACGATACCGATGATACCAATCAGGCGGCTGCTGGTACTTGCATCCATAACATCTTTGCAGTCTACGACCCTACCCTTTCTCATGAAGAGAATGTGGATAAGGCCACTGACATTCGCAATGGCAACAACATGTACGGAATCATATCTGAGCCCGAAGAAGTTATCAATTCCATTGAGCATCTTTACGCATGGTTGGAGCAGACTTATGGCAAAGCCTCGTCTGTCAAGCATGAGGTTCCGTTCATTCAACCTCTACCTGGTCAGATAGTGCATGGAGAGATTGACCTCTTATGGTATCTTAACGAGAATGAGTGTGTGCTGATTGACTTCAAGAATTTCCCTGGTGACAGGGCAACCATCACGAATCCAGACCCTAAGAACGAGCATTATGCAGGTAAGTATGCCTCACAGCTAAAGGCTTATCGCGATGTACTTCACGCATCTGGAATCACAGTAAGAGATGCACTTATCTACTACTCTGTTATGGGTTGTGTCGTCCGCCTCAACCTGTAG
- a CDS encoding PD-(D/E)XK nuclease family protein, with protein sequence MKIIYSPEFNSTSYINLQQRQGQLLGLKVCGSTELLSELELRAGIAVQELSEPERLVAHRDAIKESIKKTIFANSFAMDEIGVTRQLLNWRDNLLMAGWNPQEHRFTKKLENLAALEEETTPRSQADRWKKVHEYVKNHRLFSENDKIEVHASSELLPLVIRNTLDDLNNQGFVEYVQPTTTNSAYNLKVYKFKTRTIAYQWYLSQPDAIKDIDVTVSNDNCMLNDMAISFNKPVVNSKSSDSNPQILQLFKLGLSLFARPLNVYNLLSYLQVPGHPAKGVAFQLAKVLADEGGVNEKWDEVIQNHDFTNDKDEDEREECLSFISMVKEEFQSDHIPVEAIKSYANDLAHWCDKQIFSKHVSDERKAQLIVLSSFCRSLVQTLKDKKTVTSEELMVTIDGIYQPQSFTHFKAEKDSPDFISSVTQLADSVDNVCWLGCVGSSLSTYPYDFLNNEEIEKLNEQGVSIPSKTEFYSHYRQLQLNALQNIRQNLILVCWEYDGNELQEEHPLLTEFKSRYTDEQWARIVVQNEKPHLEEKKGEVVKLDILPNYQLDGTQLRALKRETESYSSISTLIQHPFDYTADYLLKLREPSVGQLDDLDTTKGNVAHLFIENLVKEFGTEMPNKYKELTDEEKNSRINIAISQKGAILLLPEYKMEQQQFVDKLKESALILVDIITQLGLQPVECEVKMNVQFEDIGSFEAKPDMVLQETNNPSHYVIFDFKWSESSSFEKKLKEKRAMQLEFYSQAATIHYQKQDKNAKIVGTAYYLFPLCKLFTTVFPESEHVVNVEVDYDAENRKLFEEIKNSYIYRRNELNNGKVEDSELCAIAELPYNKGTKGKLPLYPLEGQYKRENDKKCPYVKTDKPAFAKKVPNWGDSKADDREIKTTHSILKGRLL encoded by the coding sequence ATGAAAATAATCTATTCACCAGAGTTTAACTCTACAAGCTACATCAACCTCCAACAACGCCAGGGCCAACTCCTTGGGCTGAAAGTATGTGGTTCCACCGAACTGCTTTCCGAACTCGAACTGCGAGCCGGCATTGCTGTTCAGGAGCTATCTGAACCAGAGCGTTTGGTAGCACATCGTGATGCCATAAAGGAGAGCATAAAGAAAACGATCTTTGCTAATTCTTTTGCGATGGATGAGATTGGAGTAACCCGTCAGCTACTCAATTGGCGCGACAATTTGTTGATGGCAGGATGGAATCCTCAAGAACACCGATTTACCAAAAAGCTGGAAAACCTTGCAGCATTAGAAGAGGAAACGACACCAAGGTCTCAAGCTGATCGTTGGAAAAAAGTACATGAATATGTTAAGAATCATCGGCTTTTTAGCGAGAACGACAAGATAGAAGTTCATGCGTCTTCAGAATTGTTACCTTTGGTTATTCGTAATACACTTGATGACCTAAACAATCAAGGTTTTGTAGAATATGTTCAACCCACCACAACTAATTCTGCATACAATCTGAAGGTTTATAAGTTTAAGACACGAACAATCGCCTATCAGTGGTATCTGTCTCAACCGGATGCCATTAAAGACATTGATGTTACTGTAAGCAATGATAATTGCATGCTTAATGACATGGCTATCTCGTTTAACAAGCCTGTAGTGAATTCAAAATCATCAGATAGCAACCCTCAGATACTTCAACTATTCAAATTAGGTTTATCCCTCTTTGCACGTCCATTGAATGTTTATAACCTTTTGTCCTATCTCCAAGTTCCAGGACATCCTGCAAAGGGTGTGGCCTTTCAGTTGGCCAAAGTACTTGCAGATGAAGGTGGTGTGAATGAAAAATGGGATGAAGTTATACAAAACCACGATTTCACAAACGACAAAGATGAAGATGAACGAGAAGAATGTCTCTCGTTCATCAGCATGGTTAAGGAAGAATTTCAGTCAGATCATATTCCTGTAGAAGCAATCAAAAGCTATGCAAATGATTTAGCTCATTGGTGTGATAAACAAATCTTCTCAAAACATGTTAGTGACGAACGAAAGGCACAACTTATTGTTCTGTCCTCTTTCTGCCGGTCACTTGTTCAAACGCTAAAAGACAAGAAGACCGTTACTTCAGAGGAACTGATGGTGACTATTGATGGCATCTACCAGCCTCAATCGTTTACACACTTCAAGGCAGAAAAAGACTCTCCTGATTTCATTTCGTCTGTAACCCAATTAGCGGATTCTGTCGACAATGTTTGCTGGCTTGGATGTGTAGGCAGTTCCTTATCTACTTATCCTTACGATTTTCTGAATAATGAAGAGATTGAGAAACTAAATGAGCAGGGGGTGTCCATACCATCTAAGACAGAGTTTTATTCACATTATCGTCAATTACAACTTAATGCACTCCAGAACATACGTCAGAATCTTATTCTAGTATGTTGGGAATATGATGGTAATGAGTTGCAGGAAGAACATCCACTTCTGACAGAGTTTAAGTCCAGATATACTGACGAGCAATGGGCAAGAATCGTGGTGCAGAATGAGAAGCCTCATTTAGAAGAAAAGAAAGGAGAAGTTGTAAAACTCGACATTCTCCCAAACTATCAACTTGATGGCACACAGTTAAGGGCGCTCAAACGCGAAACTGAGAGTTATTCCAGCATCAGCACCTTGATACAGCATCCTTTCGATTATACTGCAGACTACCTCTTAAAACTTAGAGAACCATCTGTGGGGCAGTTGGATGACCTCGACACAACTAAGGGTAACGTAGCTCATCTCTTCATAGAGAACCTGGTGAAAGAGTTTGGAACCGAGATGCCTAATAAGTATAAGGAACTGACAGATGAGGAAAAAAACAGCAGAATTAATATTGCCATCAGTCAGAAAGGTGCCATCTTATTACTCCCAGAGTACAAAATGGAACAACAGCAGTTTGTCGACAAGTTGAAAGAGAGCGCATTGATTCTGGTTGACATCATTACTCAACTAGGTTTGCAACCCGTTGAATGCGAGGTAAAAATGAATGTTCAATTTGAAGATATAGGTTCCTTCGAAGCTAAACCTGATATGGTACTTCAGGAGACTAATAATCCGTCACATTACGTGATTTTCGATTTCAAGTGGTCAGAAAGCAGCTCATTCGAAAAGAAACTCAAAGAGAAGCGTGCTATGCAGTTGGAATTCTATAGTCAGGCAGCAACCATTCATTATCAGAAGCAAGATAAGAATGCAAAGATTGTTGGTACCGCTTACTATCTTTTCCCATTGTGCAAACTCTTTACGACTGTTTTCCCAGAGTCAGAGCATGTTGTCAATGTTGAGGTTGATTATGATGCGGAAAATCGCAAATTGTTTGAAGAGATTAAGAATTCATATATTTATCGCAGAAATGAGCTCAATAATGGTAAAGTGGAAGACAGTGAATTGTGTGCAATTGCAGAACTTCCTTATAACAAGGGCACAAAAGGAAAACTTCCGCTCTACCCACTCGAGGGACAATATAAAAGAGAAAATGACAAAAAATGTCCATACGTCAAAACTGATAAACCGGCATTTGCTAAGAAAGTTCCCAACTGGGGAGATAGCAAAGCCGATGATCGCGAAATCAAGACAACTCATTCAATTCTAAAAGGCAGACTATTATGA
- a CDS encoding DUF6577 family protein codes for MMGVYDRIMNLASGMQQFSVDSMPTDLFPDIERAKLSWYLGKLCRMGKLRRVGRGIYTIQSANTFLVKANAKVRSLYRSLLRQYPFADFCIYSANVITPLLHNMMPNNTIYVETNRDTTQSVFDMLQPKYKGRLFLAPTKEIATTYIDFSKENIIVKPLVTEAPLTCDGKVPVPTLEKLLVDTRVDADYYYLHGIENQEMMRTAISHYDVNINRLLRYADRRNAKDSILKDLETINNDTERML; via the coding sequence ATGATGGGAGTATACGACAGAATAATGAACCTTGCGTCGGGTATGCAACAGTTCTCTGTAGACAGTATGCCAACGGACTTGTTTCCTGATATCGAGAGAGCAAAACTCAGTTGGTATCTTGGCAAGCTATGCCGAATGGGTAAGTTGCGCAGAGTAGGCCGTGGTATCTACACAATACAATCTGCCAATACTTTTCTGGTAAAGGCTAATGCAAAGGTTCGTTCATTATACCGATCATTGTTACGCCAATATCCTTTTGCTGACTTTTGTATATATAGTGCCAATGTCATTACTCCGTTGTTGCACAACATGATGCCTAATAATACCATCTATGTTGAGACAAATCGAGATACAACTCAAAGCGTATTCGACATGCTGCAACCAAAGTACAAGGGACGTTTATTCCTGGCACCAACTAAGGAGATAGCAACAACATACATCGACTTTAGCAAAGAGAACATCATTGTGAAACCACTGGTGACAGAGGCTCCATTGACATGTGATGGTAAGGTGCCTGTTCCTACACTTGAGAAACTACTTGTTGATACAAGGGTAGATGCAGACTACTATTATCTGCATGGCATCGAGAATCAGGAGATGATGAGGACAGCCATAAGCCATTACGATGTTAACATAAACCGGCTTCTCAGGTATGCCGACCGCAGAAATGCAAAAGACTCCATACTGAAAGATTTAGAAACCATAAATAATGATACAGAAAGAATGCTTTAA
- a CDS encoding nucleotidyl transferase AbiEii/AbiGii toxin family protein: MIQKECFNKEWIDKVCSSHKFKHPELVEKVIRAFSLLEMLVKEGCPLTFKGGTSLLLILGGEARRLSIDIDVLCPPGTDIEQYLQNCDKYGFTDCKVIRRENRNGNIPKGHYKSFFEVVYSDQIEDSVLLDVLYEDCHYHQIEDKELAHPFIKTDGGETIIRVPSVADILGDKLTAFAPNTCGVPYYKGTHNSTINVAKQLHDVGRLFDAVEDITTTAETFKSIAIVELSSYRDKGDDLSIVYDDIRNTALALATRGKIDPNNDFELLKEGVDKLKSHIYVGRYTLDMAICDAAKAAYLATVIQYGLDRIDKYSGNVADVKDMTINPVISKEVAKIRRGNPEAFYYWSKISQILVSA; the protein is encoded by the coding sequence ATGATACAGAAAGAATGCTTTAATAAGGAATGGATCGACAAGGTCTGTTCTTCACATAAGTTTAAACATCCCGAATTAGTAGAGAAGGTGATACGTGCCTTCTCATTATTAGAAATGCTTGTAAAAGAGGGCTGTCCGTTAACATTTAAAGGTGGAACCAGCCTTCTTCTTATTTTAGGTGGTGAAGCCCGCAGGCTTTCAATCGATATTGATGTGCTTTGCCCTCCAGGCACTGACATCGAGCAATATCTGCAAAACTGCGATAAATATGGATTTACGGATTGTAAAGTTATCCGTCGCGAGAACAGAAACGGCAATATCCCCAAGGGGCACTACAAGTCGTTCTTCGAGGTAGTTTATTCTGACCAGATAGAGGACTCTGTACTACTTGATGTACTCTACGAAGATTGCCACTACCATCAGATAGAAGACAAGGAACTTGCACATCCATTCATCAAAACTGATGGTGGCGAGACCATTATACGCGTACCTTCAGTAGCCGACATCTTAGGTGATAAGTTGACAGCGTTTGCACCCAATACATGTGGTGTGCCATATTATAAAGGTACACATAACTCTACTATTAACGTTGCTAAACAGCTACATGACGTTGGCAGACTGTTTGATGCTGTCGAAGATATAACAACAACTGCAGAGACATTCAAGTCGATAGCGATCGTCGAGTTATCATCTTATCGCGATAAGGGGGATGACCTCAGTATTGTTTATGATGACATCAGGAATACCGCACTTGCTTTGGCAACGAGAGGGAAGATAGATCCCAACAATGATTTTGAGTTGTTGAAAGAAGGTGTAGACAAACTGAAAAGCCATATCTACGTAGGTAGGTATACCTTAGATATGGCTATATGTGATGCAGCAAAAGCTGCATATTTGGCTACTGTCATCCAATATGGTTTGGACAGAATTGATAAATATTCTGGCAACGTTGCCGACGTGAAAGATATGACCATAAACCCTGTGATTAGCAAGGAAGTGGCCAAAATTCGTCGTGGTAATCCTGAGGCGTTTTACTATTGGAGTAAAATCAGTCAGATCCTCGTCAGTGCATAA
- a CDS encoding leucine-rich repeat protein has translation MQKKVLFLLLALMMGAAVQAQEIEKVDKFPSGYINGVYMSEAKYKTIDGVLYAVGYEGTKDWILVRYPAGSRNDTYNVHPYCRRIARGAFEGAAYLREIYMPETVSYIGDNAFAGCTSLTGIYFGDSEPSAVRSADTSSSGEAYEIARYNLSGRPCNPTDKGVQIIVYSDYTTQTIIIN, from the coding sequence ATGCAAAAGAAAGTATTATTCCTACTCCTTGCCCTGATGATGGGTGCAGCCGTTCAGGCACAAGAGATTGAGAAGGTCGACAAGTTCCCTTCTGGTTATATCAATGGCGTCTATATGAGCGAGGCCAAATACAAGACCATCGACGGCGTACTCTACGCCGTAGGCTACGAGGGCACTAAAGACTGGATCCTCGTCCGCTACCCCGCAGGCAGTCGCAACGACACCTATAACGTCCACCCCTACTGCCGACGTATTGCCCGTGGTGCCTTTGAGGGAGCAGCCTACCTCCGCGAGATCTACATGCCCGAGACTGTCAGCTACATCGGCGATAATGCCTTCGCTGGATGTACTTCGCTCACAGGCATCTACTTTGGCGATAGCGAGCCTTCGGCTGTACGTTCAGCCGATACTTCATCCAGTGGCGAAGCATACGAAATAGCCCGATACAACCTCTCAGGCCGCCCTTGCAACCCCACCGACAAGGGAGTACAGATCATCGTCTACTCCGACTACACCACCCAGACCATCATCATCAACTAA
- a CDS encoding Fic family protein translates to MKYLNIKKALAAWQALQPLSEKDRGRLSRRFTVDFNYNSNHIEGNTLTYGQTEILLLFGKVIGEADVRDVQEMAASNVGLKMMTEEASVKDMPLTQNFIRTLHKTLLRENYTVYRNLPGGQQTSYMIHAGQYKTRPNSVITRYGDRFEYASPEETPGLMADLVDWYNAAEQEGKLSPLELAALFHYRYIRIHPFEDGNGRIARLMVNFILTRHDYPMIVVRSRKKSEYLEALHQADMEVGPVPSDGAHADIKDIRPFMKYFNELVATEVYNDVLFVSEKDENVWWYDGERIAFRTPNYTRILNAMRTEPTLTLADMKELTGISVTAIQKLLDQLIQKRYVERGEKDGSWRVFVTQ, encoded by the coding sequence ATGAAGTATCTGAATATTAAGAAAGCTTTGGCAGCATGGCAGGCTCTGCAGCCGCTGTCAGAAAAAGACAGGGGTAGGCTTAGCCGTCGCTTTACTGTAGACTTCAACTACAATAGCAACCACATCGAGGGAAATACACTGACCTATGGGCAGACGGAGATTCTGCTTTTGTTTGGCAAAGTGATAGGGGAGGCAGATGTGAGAGACGTGCAAGAAATGGCAGCCAGCAATGTGGGGCTCAAGATGATGACTGAGGAAGCATCTGTGAAGGATATGCCACTAACTCAGAACTTCATTCGTACACTACATAAGACGTTGCTAAGGGAAAACTATACTGTATATCGTAATCTCCCTGGCGGTCAGCAGACGAGTTATATGATCCATGCTGGTCAGTATAAGACGCGCCCAAATAGCGTAATAACACGATATGGTGACCGATTCGAATATGCCTCGCCTGAGGAGACTCCAGGACTGATGGCAGATCTGGTAGATTGGTACAATGCTGCAGAGCAAGAAGGTAAGCTTTCGCCTTTGGAGCTGGCCGCTTTGTTTCATTATAGATACATTCGTATCCACCCATTTGAGGATGGAAACGGGCGTATAGCCAGACTGATGGTAAACTTTATTCTGACTCGCCATGACTATCCAATGATTGTGGTACGCAGTCGTAAAAAGAGTGAATATCTTGAAGCCCTCCATCAGGCGGATATGGAAGTTGGACCAGTGCCAAGTGATGGTGCACATGCTGACATTAAGGACATCAGACCTTTTATGAAGTATTTTAATGAACTGGTAGCGACGGAGGTGTATAATGATGTACTATTTGTGAGTGAGAAAGACGAAAATGTATGGTGGTATGATGGTGAACGCATTGCGTTCAGAACACCTAACTATACAAGGATCCTGAATGCAATGCGTACAGAGCCAACACTGACTTTGGCAGATATGAAAGAACTGACTGGCATCAGCGTGACTGCGATACAGAAACTCCTTGACCAGTTGATTCAAAAGAGATATGTAGAACGTGGCGAGAAGGACGGCAGTTGGAGAGTGTTTGTAACGCAATGA